The following proteins are co-located in the Microbacterium sp. Clip185 genome:
- a CDS encoding GNAT family N-acetyltransferase, with protein sequence MDTLTTLELRPVEVPTDLDRPAARDFHRLAAIRNEVYREISGTDDDRMTPGELAPFARSDAHELRLHWLVLLDDEPVGRMGMDLPQEDGSRTSYVFIELRRDVWGQGIGERAHALLEETARAHGRSVMQSWVEHPAADGEQLTPPTGFGHVPLDHPARFLLRHGYTLEQIVRKSAFTIAGNRAELEQHAADARAASTDYRVVQWEAPTPDEFVEGYAWMKSRMSTDAPSADLVVDEETWDAARVRTWDADILDGGRRMLVTAAQHIATGELCAFNELVLGVDPEAASHQYDTLVLSTHRGHRLGMLVKAEGLLAWPRVAPASTRVVTYNAEENRPMLDINEAIGFVPVSYEGVWKRVLS encoded by the coding sequence ATGGACACCCTCACCACCCTCGAGCTGCGGCCTGTCGAGGTCCCCACGGACCTCGACAGGCCCGCAGCCCGGGACTTCCACCGGCTCGCCGCCATCCGAAACGAGGTCTATCGAGAGATCTCCGGCACGGACGACGACCGGATGACGCCCGGCGAGCTCGCACCCTTCGCCCGCTCCGATGCACACGAACTGCGCCTCCACTGGCTCGTGCTCCTCGATGACGAGCCGGTGGGGCGTATGGGCATGGATCTGCCGCAGGAAGACGGGTCACGCACGTCGTACGTGTTCATCGAGCTGCGCCGCGACGTGTGGGGTCAGGGCATCGGCGAGCGTGCGCACGCACTCCTCGAGGAGACAGCCCGCGCGCACGGCCGCAGCGTCATGCAGAGCTGGGTCGAGCATCCCGCCGCCGACGGCGAGCAGCTGACGCCTCCGACCGGCTTCGGCCATGTGCCGCTCGATCACCCGGCACGTTTCCTCCTGCGGCACGGCTACACGCTGGAGCAGATCGTGCGAAAGAGCGCCTTCACCATCGCGGGAAACCGGGCAGAACTCGAGCAGCATGCCGCCGACGCGCGCGCCGCGTCCACCGACTACCGCGTCGTGCAGTGGGAGGCCCCTACCCCCGACGAGTTCGTCGAGGGGTACGCCTGGATGAAGTCACGCATGTCGACCGACGCCCCCTCCGCCGACCTGGTGGTGGACGAGGAGACCTGGGATGCCGCGCGTGTGCGCACCTGGGACGCCGACATCCTCGACGGCGGACGCCGGATGCTGGTGACCGCCGCACAGCACATCGCGACCGGTGAGCTGTGCGCGTTCAACGAGCTCGTACTGGGCGTCGACCCGGAGGCCGCGTCGCACCAGTACGACACCCTCGTGCTCTCGACGCATCGCGGCCACCGGCTCGGCATGCTCGTCAAGGCCGAGGGTCTGCTCGCCTGGCCGCGGGTCGCTCCGGCATCGACACGCGTCGTCACGTACAACGCGGAGGAGAACCGGCCGATGCTCGACATCAACGAGGCCATCGGTTTCGTCCCGGTCAGCTACGAGGGCGTGTGGAAGCGCGTGCTCTCGTGA
- the mutM gene encoding bifunctional DNA-formamidopyrimidine glycosylase/DNA-(apurinic or apyrimidinic site) lyase: protein MPELPEVEVVRAGLAPAVAGAFVNGVEVLDERALTRHRGDGSHFETELAGRTFGAPARRGKFLWIPLADAAEQAVVAHLGMSGQMLLREPGAPRERHERVRFDIRHPQHGELAVVFADQRTFGSLAVDHLVPTGDGAAGGYGTDRPSVPTQVSHIARDPLDPAFDDAGFRRLVARKRSGIKRVLLDQGVVSGIGNIYADEALWAARIHPETVAAALSARAVNRLLAEVRAVLQKALAEGGTSFDAQYVNVNGQAGYFAHSLNVYGRTGEPCARCGHAIVRVAFTNRSSHYCPHCQGMR from the coding sequence GTGCCCGAGCTCCCCGAGGTCGAAGTCGTGCGCGCGGGTCTCGCGCCCGCCGTCGCCGGCGCCTTCGTGAACGGCGTGGAGGTGCTCGACGAGCGCGCGCTGACACGTCATCGCGGCGACGGTTCGCACTTCGAGACCGAGCTCGCGGGACGCACGTTCGGCGCGCCCGCGCGCCGGGGCAAGTTCCTCTGGATCCCGTTGGCGGATGCGGCGGAGCAGGCCGTCGTCGCGCACCTCGGGATGAGCGGGCAGATGCTGCTGCGCGAGCCGGGCGCGCCCCGCGAGCGTCACGAGCGCGTGCGGTTCGATATCCGGCATCCGCAGCACGGCGAGCTGGCGGTCGTTTTCGCCGATCAGCGCACGTTCGGCTCCCTCGCCGTGGATCACCTCGTGCCCACCGGTGACGGGGCGGCGGGAGGCTACGGCACAGATCGCCCGAGCGTTCCGACGCAGGTGTCGCACATCGCGCGCGACCCGCTCGATCCGGCGTTCGACGACGCGGGCTTTCGCCGTCTCGTCGCGCGCAAGCGGTCGGGCATCAAGCGGGTCCTGCTCGATCAGGGTGTGGTGAGCGGCATCGGCAACATCTACGCCGATGAGGCCCTGTGGGCCGCCCGGATCCACCCCGAAACCGTGGCTGCGGCGCTGAGCGCCCGCGCCGTCAACCGCCTCCTCGCCGAAGTGCGCGCCGTGCTGCAGAAGGCACTCGCGGAGGGCGGCACGAGCTTCGACGCCCAGTACGTCAATGTCAACGGACAAGCCGGCTACTTCGCGCACTCCCTCAACGTGTACGGGCGTACCGGCGAACCGTGTGCACGTTGCGGCCACGCGATCGTGCGGGTCGCCTTCACGAACCGCTCGAGCCACTACTGCCCGCACTGCCAGGGAATGCGGTGA
- the rnc gene encoding ribonuclease III: protein MTDAAADLSALSEKLGVDIDPELLALALTHRSYAYEHGQIPHNERLEFLGDSVLGQAVTVKLYRSHPELDEGSLAKRRASVVSTVALAEVARSIGLGAYIRLGRGEQLTRGDDKDSILADTTEAIIGATYLSAGADAATGLVLRLIEPLLADPERYDAAVDPKTALQELAARMGLPAPVYRVDSTGPDHARVFEGTVTVGEVSTTGSGTSKKQAEMAAALTAWRTLSGRA, encoded by the coding sequence GTGACGGACGCAGCTGCGGATCTCTCCGCACTTTCCGAGAAGCTCGGGGTCGATATCGACCCCGAGCTTCTTGCGCTGGCGCTCACGCATCGCTCCTATGCGTACGAGCACGGCCAGATTCCGCACAACGAGCGGCTCGAGTTCCTCGGTGACTCCGTGCTCGGACAGGCGGTGACGGTCAAGCTCTACCGTTCGCACCCCGAGCTCGATGAGGGGTCCCTGGCCAAGCGCCGCGCGAGCGTCGTATCGACGGTCGCGCTCGCGGAGGTCGCCCGCTCGATCGGTCTGGGCGCGTACATCCGGCTCGGCCGCGGTGAGCAGCTGACCCGTGGCGACGACAAGGACTCGATCCTCGCCGACACGACCGAGGCGATCATCGGCGCGACGTACCTGTCCGCCGGGGCGGATGCCGCGACGGGCCTCGTCCTGCGCCTCATCGAACCGCTGCTCGCCGATCCGGAGCGCTACGACGCCGCCGTCGACCCGAAGACCGCGTTGCAGGAGCTCGCGGCCCGGATGGGGCTGCCCGCACCCGTGTACCGGGTGGATTCGACGGGGCCTGACCACGCCCGGGTCTTCGAAGGCACCGTGACGGTGGGCGAGGTGAGCACCACCGGATCCGGCACGAGCAAGAAACAGGCCGAGATGGCCGCTGCCCTGACGGCGTGGCGCACTCTCAGCGGACGCGCCTGA
- the rpmF gene encoding 50S ribosomal protein L32 gives MAGNPPKRKVSRSNTRSRRAQWKAEAPALVKTIENGKVVYSRPHQAKVVTDSQGTELFLEYKGRKVADI, from the coding sequence ATGGCAGGTAACCCCCCGAAGCGCAAGGTTTCGCGCTCCAACACCCGTTCGCGCCGCGCGCAGTGGAAGGCCGAGGCTCCCGCCCTCGTCAAGACCATCGAGAACGGCAAGGTCGTCTACAGCCGCCCGCACCAGGCGAAGGTCGTCACCGACTCGCAGGGTACCGAGCTGTTCCTCGAGTACAAGGGCCGCAAGGTCGCTGACATCTGA
- a CDS encoding YceD family protein, which translates to MREASFDVPAPEKWGEGLVSVAQGEEVHIEARLESVHEGILVTGDVEAEYTGVCGRCLIDIAAPVEVEFQELFAYPGSEASDFEVQDDHVDLENLVRDGVVLSLPFQPVCRPDCPGLDPETGERLADHPAQAPREALDPRWAALADLVAEPATEPGDAGQSTQTS; encoded by the coding sequence ATGCGCGAGGCGTCCTTCGACGTGCCCGCTCCCGAGAAGTGGGGCGAGGGACTCGTCTCTGTGGCCCAGGGTGAAGAGGTGCACATCGAGGCTCGTCTGGAGTCCGTTCACGAGGGCATCCTCGTCACGGGCGACGTCGAGGCGGAGTACACGGGAGTGTGCGGGCGATGCCTCATCGACATCGCCGCGCCTGTCGAAGTCGAGTTCCAGGAGCTTTTCGCGTATCCTGGATCGGAAGCGTCCGACTTCGAAGTTCAAGACGACCACGTGGATCTTGAAAATCTGGTCAGGGATGGCGTCGTCCTGTCGCTTCCGTTCCAGCCGGTGTGCCGGCCGGATTGCCCAGGTCTCGACCCCGAGACCGGTGAGCGTCTGGCAGACCACCCCGCGCAGGCACCGCGCGAAGCCCTCGATCCTCGCTGGGCAGCGCTTGCGGACCTGGTAGCGGAACCGGCCACGGAGCCCGGCGACGCAGGACAAAGCACACAGACCTCGTAG
- the coaD gene encoding pantetheine-phosphate adenylyltransferase translates to MSNRIAVVPGSFDPPTLGHLDVIRRAAGLYDEVHVLVVHNPGKEAMLPIAQRVSLLEQSIREDGFPAEHVTVASWSVGLLVDYATEVGAGVLVKGIRSQVDVAYETPMAIVNRHLAGVETVFLLPDPSHALVSSSLVRQVASLGGDVSPYVPPVVSRFLDTGGRGI, encoded by the coding sequence GTGAGCAACCGGATCGCCGTCGTCCCCGGCTCCTTCGACCCGCCCACCCTCGGGCATCTCGACGTCATCCGTCGTGCCGCGGGTCTGTACGACGAGGTCCACGTGCTCGTCGTGCACAATCCGGGTAAGGAGGCCATGCTCCCCATCGCGCAACGTGTCTCCCTGCTGGAGCAGTCGATCCGTGAGGACGGCTTTCCGGCCGAGCACGTCACAGTGGCGTCGTGGAGTGTGGGCCTGCTGGTCGACTACGCAACCGAGGTCGGTGCCGGCGTGCTGGTGAAGGGCATCCGCTCGCAGGTGGACGTCGCCTACGAGACGCCGATGGCGATCGTCAACCGCCATCTGGCGGGGGTCGAGACCGTCTTCCTGCTGCCCGACCCCTCGCACGCCCTCGTGTCGAGCTCGCTCGTGCGACAGGTCGCCTCACTCGGCGGGGACGTGTCGCCGTACGTTCCGCCGGTCGTCTCGCGCTTCCTGGACACCGGCGGCCGGGGCATCTGA
- a CDS encoding ATP-dependent DNA helicase RecG: MSVTLDSRLDGVIGGKAATTLQRAFGMRTVSDLLTHYPRRYAKHGELTPIDSLTVDEQVTIVAQVKSVTDRKMKNRRGSILEVVITDGRGDLVLTFFNQPWRQDQLKVGRRGTFSGKVGEYRRQMQLAHPDYQLFEDESVALMNAQAYASQPIPIYPATASLSSWKIGELISHTLDLLAPLDDPIPDDIRAREGLLGFREALERVHRPDFDDVIDQAVHTLRWQEALVLQTALLQQRQLVRALSAEPRPAGSLLERFDAALPFARTPDQVSVGEAIAADLVGPWPMNRLVQGEVGSGKTLVALRAMLQVAQSGGQSALIAPTEVLAAQHLRSLTKMLGPALAPELMPTLLTGQMGAAERRKAALRVAAGQALIVVGTHALLSDKTTFADLALVVVDEQHRFGVEQRETLRAKGTSPHALVLTATPIPRTVAMTVFGDLDVSTIRTMPAGRAGIESFVAPVGEKPAWFERVWMRAAEEVEKGYQVFVVCPAIDVEPETAIAEAGQEPSTTIDDLPDDAGAARPRWGVVQVVGLLAEHPRFADKRIALLHGKLPSEEKDAVMRAFAAGDIDVLVATTVVEVGVDVPNASTMIILDADRFGVSQLHQLRGRVGRGSVPGLCLLVTDAPPRTSARTRVEAVAATLDGFELAEVDLQLRGEGNVLGAAQSGARSSLRMLRVVTDADLIARARSDGEVILADDPALLRHPGLAGAIERRLDADERAALGKN, translated from the coding sequence ATGTCCGTCACCCTCGACTCCCGCCTCGACGGCGTGATCGGAGGCAAAGCCGCGACGACCCTGCAGCGGGCCTTCGGGATGCGGACGGTGAGCGATCTGCTCACGCATTACCCCCGTCGCTACGCGAAGCACGGCGAGCTGACCCCCATCGACTCGTTGACGGTCGACGAGCAGGTCACGATCGTCGCGCAGGTCAAGAGCGTCACCGATCGGAAGATGAAGAACCGGCGCGGCTCGATCCTCGAGGTGGTCATCACCGACGGCCGGGGTGATCTCGTGCTCACCTTCTTCAACCAGCCGTGGCGTCAAGATCAGCTCAAGGTCGGCCGGCGCGGCACCTTCTCGGGCAAGGTGGGCGAGTATCGCCGCCAGATGCAGCTCGCGCATCCGGACTACCAGCTCTTCGAAGACGAGAGCGTGGCGTTGATGAACGCGCAGGCGTACGCCTCCCAACCCATCCCGATCTACCCCGCAACCGCGTCCCTCTCCAGCTGGAAGATCGGTGAGCTGATCTCCCACACGCTCGATCTGCTCGCGCCACTGGACGATCCGATCCCCGACGACATCCGCGCTCGGGAGGGCCTGTTGGGCTTCCGCGAGGCCCTCGAGCGCGTGCATCGGCCGGACTTCGACGACGTCATCGACCAGGCGGTGCACACTCTGCGTTGGCAGGAGGCGCTCGTCCTGCAGACCGCCCTGCTGCAGCAGCGCCAACTCGTGCGCGCGCTGTCGGCCGAGCCGCGGCCTGCGGGCTCGCTGCTGGAGCGTTTCGACGCGGCGCTGCCGTTCGCCCGCACACCCGACCAGGTCTCGGTCGGCGAGGCGATCGCCGCCGACCTCGTGGGTCCGTGGCCCATGAACCGTCTGGTGCAGGGAGAGGTGGGCTCGGGTAAGACTCTCGTCGCGCTACGGGCCATGCTCCAGGTGGCGCAGAGCGGCGGGCAGTCGGCACTGATCGCCCCGACGGAGGTGCTTGCCGCGCAGCATCTGCGCTCGCTCACGAAGATGCTCGGTCCGGCCCTCGCCCCCGAACTCATGCCGACACTGCTCACCGGGCAGATGGGCGCCGCTGAACGGCGCAAGGCGGCGCTGCGGGTCGCTGCCGGGCAGGCGCTCATCGTGGTCGGCACGCACGCGCTGCTCAGCGACAAGACGACCTTCGCCGACCTCGCCCTGGTCGTAGTGGACGAGCAGCACCGCTTCGGCGTCGAGCAGCGCGAGACGCTCCGTGCCAAGGGCACGAGCCCGCACGCGCTCGTGCTCACGGCGACGCCGATCCCGCGCACCGTGGCGATGACGGTGTTCGGCGACCTCGACGTCTCCACGATCCGCACGATGCCTGCAGGCCGGGCCGGCATCGAATCGTTCGTCGCGCCGGTGGGGGAGAAGCCCGCCTGGTTCGAACGTGTCTGGATGCGCGCCGCGGAGGAAGTCGAGAAGGGCTATCAGGTCTTCGTGGTGTGCCCGGCGATCGACGTCGAGCCTGAGACCGCCATCGCCGAAGCCGGGCAAGAGCCGTCGACCACGATCGACGATCTCCCCGACGACGCGGGTGCCGCTCGTCCACGGTGGGGCGTCGTGCAGGTCGTCGGGCTTCTCGCCGAGCATCCCCGGTTCGCCGACAAGCGCATCGCCCTACTGCACGGCAAGCTTCCCTCCGAAGAGAAGGATGCGGTCATGCGCGCCTTCGCCGCCGGCGACATCGACGTGCTCGTGGCGACCACGGTCGTCGAGGTCGGTGTCGATGTGCCGAACGCGTCGACCATGATCATCCTCGACGCGGATCGGTTCGGCGTCTCGCAGCTGCACCAGCTCCGCGGTCGTGTCGGGCGAGGTTCCGTGCCGGGGCTGTGCCTGCTCGTCACGGACGCACCACCGCGCACATCGGCTCGAACCCGTGTCGAAGCGGTCGCGGCGACGCTCGACGGCTTCGAGCTCGCCGAGGTCGACCTCCAGTTGCGCGGCGAGGGCAACGTCCTCGGCGCTGCGCAGTCGGGAGCGCGCTCTTCGCTGCGGATGCTGCGCGTGGTCACGGACGCCGACCTCATCGCGCGTGCGCGCAGCGACGGCGAGGTGATCCTGGCCGACGACCCCGCGTTGCTGCGGCATCCGGGACTCGCGGGCGCGATCGAGCGCCGGCTGGACGCCGACGAACGCGCGGCGCTGGGAAAGAACTGA